The proteins below come from a single Eriocheir sinensis breed Jianghai 21 chromosome 11, ASM2467909v1, whole genome shotgun sequence genomic window:
- the LOC126997000 gene encoding uncharacterized protein LOC126997000 isoform X3, giving the protein MAGLAAVKAKILAGQVVGLQDDVRRIVGAASSNGEGQLIIRTCSRFVYDNQSLKEQQFSAVLDIVNICIQHHQQHLTADPFFNLRSMHYIFLLAVRRKELHQHLMGLACSTEPFIELCDASSGDAQSIVKQMHQMLWNTSLTRSSPHEALTLQRLSFQCSLAIGNSVSQVCDQAVKAHAIYENAEKPAEKSAENSDQYFEAIFKYLTQALSKQSACDEDSILSIVSLVMEYAKVAMEVEKCSAFGKNNKQLMKLLEGHCDSKMAMGLKGGLKLPEIAIGLRLGKCGEDMLKKLLSVCGHVAALPNPNTVLILGLVTTISLLNQYLRSNLKLSSYLVELLVKRCRIPISEDIIKKVSCVLSQQLSGFYEMVSSSQEADALFTHILAWADTTKPFTLSNVTGKPDRLAALYNFGAHFGNLGSLAYRKGNYSAAAKFLEFTVDFFDQYCLHASEEQKQNALSNLTKRLRLWSDALRYSNQHWEAGVAASRGFLRGCLPAEDLVIAWVKCKRDAEKVGSKALRGKTVCDVVSEARRKHQEAEGVVYDQAAALLMEIQHYRQQSFNTSEEQLCCGRALAEGRHGAVSSVWGLLAVAEALWTHPDLAVEESDASCAVQQAKDLLQEARAGGSDEPVLLELEALAHFWHYLCYIQTMYAKADAEVKESKKPNPLKPQAKELGEEEQVHDACDVRPTALLTLHTQHASLAPLQAALDIWDTFVMQDLPLKNAATTCASLTSVGYIYHLSGLVTPTLQAWGLLIALARKHSLQNYLIKGIVELLLTAPDLVDSGLVEELQEVVSSVSAASSQDTTLACLTLTASAATALHYYRIGKYDAGARLVEEALRSEVLTRRTIKTTEVQTLVHLVASMYAWLPPWLLHSQPALPAPCFSLALLACRQASALFQTALTDTNKDIICWRHRVASLLLTTTAWLGHLSITTAQPRTARAFLEKSLQFSQRLILPLRIAEFLELLARVDMLCDQLEDCRVKVDNLESLLTTHPSSQEEVDNLMPEFTKLAITKPTKARSTKGPEIFCDPLPSDGERMRTESGVQEFSLKDVPAMLQVEADWAFNSSPSTEYREKITIVRFMPCSSGGVECALCATPIIHQLRISTSVLLALLHAHGERFQTAQKCLEQAQTMYAEAADKAHEVASHLVSLLKRDIKKCVIEPSMFVLSRLNLIRLQTFHARAECLGLEGKWDNALSANLESLQTLAALDTQLLVQDVHFTALLALQGQDLEKILARRTKSPQDTNTSLVVGQQQDKNDICSIIVTTTPKMSTRKKAGQHLLNAPKPVHKKNLIFNIYSDEEEDGSEETKPHRFATPYKPIPHTPSNKFFKSERKRPPSSIKKKKNAENMKALDSLEADWGGGLPSLVLKVPSDLPLSPLNSTPHCPPQPDSAKLGCTTSPQSTKTMGKTGTRTTKATKTGTTRGRSVTTNLSQSTEDAKPQEDAAPQRGRGRPTKAASASASKAKLVSEPKSTTRTRASRSLRLM; this is encoded by the exons ATGGCTGGCCTGGCGGCAGTGAAGGCAAAGATCCTGGCCGGCCAGGTGGTGGGTCTCCAGGACGATGTTAGA AGGATCGTGGGAGCTGCATCTAGTAATGGGGAGGGGCAGCTGATTATCCGGACCTGCTCGAGATTCGTCTACGACAACCAGAGCCTTAAGGAGCAGCAGTTCTCGGCGGTGCTGGACATCGTCAATATCTGCATccagcaccaccagcaacacctcACTGCCGACCCTTTCTTCAACCTCCGCTCCATGCACTACATCTTCCTCTTGGCCGTGCGGAGAAAA GAGCTCCACCAGCACCTTATGGGCCTGGCCTGCAGCACTGAGCCGTTTATTGAGCTGTGTGACGCCAGCAGTGGGGACGCACAGAGCATTGTCAAGCAGATGCACCAGATGCTATGGAACACCAGCCTCACCAGGTCATCCCCCCATGAGGCCCTCACCCTACAGAGGCTTTCCTTCCAGTGCTCCCTGGCCATTGGTAACAGTGTGAGTCAGGTGTGTGATCAGGCAGTCAAAGCGCATGCCATATACGAAAACGCCGAGAAACCTGCTGAAAAGTCTGCTGAGAACTCCGACCAGTATTTTGAGGCCATATTCAAGTATCTGACGCAGGCCCTGAGCAAGCAGTCGGCATGCGATGAAGACTCCATTCTCAGTATAGTGAGTCTCGTCATGGAGTATGCAAAGGTAGCGATGGAGGTGGAGAAATGCTCGGCCTTCGGCAAGAATAACAAGCAGTTGATGAAGCTTCTGGAGGGCCACTGTGACTCCAAGATGGCGATGGGTCTGAAGGGCGGTCTCAAACTCCCGGAGATAGCCATTGGACTGCGCCTCGGCAAGTGTGGCGAGGACATGCTGAAGAAACTTTTGAGTGTGTGCGGGCATGTGGCGGCCCTGCCCAACCCAAACACTGTGCTCATCCTTGGCCTGGTCACCACTATCAGCTTACTTAACCAATAT CTTCGTTCCAACCTCAAGCTGTCCTCGTACCTGGTGGAGCTTCTGGTGAAGAGGTGCAGGATACCAATATCTGAGGACATTATCAAAAAg GTGTCATGCGTCCTCAGCCAACAACTATCAGGCTTTTATGAGATGGTGAGCAGCAGTCAGGAGGCAGATGCTCTCTTCACCCACATCCTTGCCTGGGCAGACACCACAAAGCCCTTCACTCTGAGTAACGTCACTGGGAAGCCGGACAGACTGGCGGCGCTCTACAACTTTG GTGCTCACTTTGGGAATCTTGGCTCCCTGGCATATAGGAAAGGAAACTACAGCGCTGCAGCCAAGTTCCTGGAGTTCACGGTGGATTTCTTTGACCAGTACTGCCTGCACGCCTCAGAGGAGCAGAAG CAAAACGCCTTGTCTAACCTgaccaagaggctgcggctgtgGAGTGACGCCCTTCGCTACAGCAACCAGCACTGGGAGGCGGGCGTGGCGGCCAGCAGGGGCTTCCTCCGGGGGTGTCTCCCTGCCGAGGACCTAGTCATAGCCTGGGTCAAGTGCAAGAGAGACGCAGAGAAGGTTGGCAGTAAGGCGCTCAGG GGCAAGACTGTGTGTGACGTGGTGAGTGAGGCGCGGCGGAAGCACCAGGAGGCCGAGGGTGTTGTCTATGACCAGGCGGCGGCCCTGCTCATGGAAATACAGCACTACAGGCAACAGAG CTTCAACACGTCCGAGGAGCAGCTGTGTTGTGGGCGGGCACTGGCAGAAGGCAGGCACGGGGCAGTGAGCAGTGTGTGGGGGCTTCTGGCGGTAGCGGAGGCCCTGTGGACACACCCGGACCTGGCGGTGGAGGAGAGTGACGCCTCTTGTGCCGTCCAGCAGGCCAAGGATCTGCTGCAGGAGGCCAGG GCTGGCGGCAGTGATGAACCCGTGCTCCTTGAACTTGAGGCCCTGGCACACTTTTGGCACTACCTCTGCTACATACAAACCATGTACGCCAAGGCTGAT GCCGAGGTGAAGGAGTCCAAGAAGCCAAATCCCCTCAAGCCGCAGGCGAAGGAGCTGGGCGAGGAGGAGCAGGTGCATGATGCCTGTGATGTGCGGCCCACGGCTCTCCTCACCCTGCACACCCAGCACgcctccctcgcccccctccaGGCTGCCCTTGATATTTGGGACACGTTTGTTATGCAG GACCTGCCGTTGAAGAATGCCGCCACGACCTGTGCCAGCCTGACTTCCGTGGGCTACATCTACCACCTGTCGGGCCTGGTCACCCCCACCCTGCAGGCGTGGGGGCTCCTCATTGCTCTGGCTCGCAAACACTCCCTCCAGAACTACCTCATCAAGG GTATAGTTGAGCTGCTGTTGACGGCGCCCGACTTGGTGGACTCAGGCCTGGTGGAAGAGCTGCAAGAGGTAGTTTCTTCAGTGTCAGCAGCCTCCTCACAGGACACCACACTGGCCTGCCTCACCCTCACTGCCTCTGCTGCCACTGCCCTACACTACTACAGGATCGGAAAG TATGATGCTGGCGCCAGGTTGGTCGAGGAGGCCCTGAGGTCAGAGGTACTGACCAGACGTACCATCAAGACCACGGAGGTGCAGACGCTGGTGCACTTAGTGGCCTCAATGTATGCCTGGCTCCCCCCCTGGCTGCTGCACTCCCAGCCAGCGCTCCCGGCACCCTGCTTCTCCCTGGCACTCCTTGCTTGCAGACAGGCCAGTGCTCTCTTCCAGACGGCACTCACGGACACTAACAAAG ACATCATCTGCTGGCGGCATAGAGTGGCCAGCCTGCTcctcaccaccacggcctggCTGGGCCACCTCAGCATCACCACCGCCCAGCCCAGGACCGCCAGAGCCTTCCTGGAAAAGTCACTACAGTTTTCCCAGCGGCTCATTCTTCCCCTTag AATTGCAGAGTTTCTGGAGCTATTGGCACGAGTGGACATGTTGTGTGACCAGCTGGAAGACTGCCGAGTGAAGGTGGACAACCTGGAGTCCCTTCTGACGACACACCCATCAAGCCAGGAGGAAGTGGATAACCTCATGCCAGAATTCACCAAACTGGCCATCACCAAGCCAACCAAAGCCAGGAGCACAAAGGGCCCTGAGATATTCTGCGACCCTTTGCCGAGCGACGGGGAGAGGATGCGGACGGAGAGCGGCGTGCAGGAGTTCAGTCTCAAGGACGTCCCCGCCATGCTTCAGGTGGAGGCTGACTGGGCGTTCAACTCCTCTCCATCAACGGAATATCGGGAAAAGATTACCATTGTCAGATTCATGCCGTGTTCCAGCGGAGGAGTGGAGTGTGCCCTCTGTGCCACCCCGATCATCCACCAGCTACGTATCTCCACCTCGGTCCTCCTGGCTCTCCTCCATGCCCATGGAGAGCGCTTCCAAACGGCTCAAAAGTGTCTGGAGCAA GCACAGACCATGTATGCCGAGGCTGCAGATAAGGCACATGAAGTTGCCTCCCATTTGGTCTCACTCCTCAAGAGAGACATCAAGAAGTGTGTCATAGAGCCGAGCATGTTTGTTCTCTCACGACTAAACCTG ATACGCCTTCAGACCTTCCACGCCCGGGCTGAGTGTCTGGGGCTTGAGGGGAAGTGGGACAACGCTCTGAGTGCCAACCTGGAATCTCTtcaaactctggccgccctcgaTACTCAG CTGCTAGTTCAAGACGTGCACTTCACCGCCCTCCTCGCCCTCCAAGGCCAGGACCTGGAGAAGATACTGGCCAGGCGCACAAAGTCTCCACAAG acactaacACATCACTGGTTGTGGGGCAGCAACAAGACAAAAATGACATATGCAGCATAatcgtcaccaccacccccaagaTGAGCACGAGGAAGAAGGCTGGTCAGCACCTCCTCAACGCCCCCAAACCTGTACACAAGAAAAACCTCATCTTCAACATATacagcgacgaggaggaggatggctcAGAGGAAACAAAGCCTCACAGATTCGCCACACCGTACAAGCCTATCCCTCACACGCCCAGCAACAAGTTCTTCAAGTCGGAGCGCAAGAGGCCACCAAGcagcataaagaagaagaaaaacgctGAGAATATGAAGGCTTTGGATTCCCTTGAGGCGGACTGGGGTGGCGGcctaccttcccttgtgctaaaAGTCCCTAGTGACCTTCCTCTGTCCCCTCTAAATAGCACACCTCACTGCCCACCCCAGCCTGATAGTGCCAAGCTGGGATGCACAACCTCCCCACAAAGCACTAAAACAATGGGCAAAACAGGGACTAGAACAACCAAAGCAACCAAAACAGGAACCACCAGAGGAAGAAGTGTCACCACCAACCTGTCACAGAGTACAGAAGATGCCAAACCTCAGGAAGATGCAGCGCCCCAGCGAGGGAGGGGCAGGCCGACCAAGGCAGCCTCAGCGTCAGCCTCCAAAGCCAAGTTAGTCAGTGAGCCAAAGAGCACCACCAGGACCCGAGCCTCCCGGTCCCTCCGCCTCATGTAA